A single window of Drosophila suzukii chromosome 3, CBGP_Dsuzu_IsoJpt1.0, whole genome shotgun sequence DNA harbors:
- the HipHop gene encoding uncharacterized protein HipHop has translation MAPDAENPQPETRICALGSHRLRSPFRTISNETLRNFARLLNNDINSESLICKNCYSTLFKLYMRKVSNAKKHRLEKMAETVSDVSSQQADSSSDPSSIMPEPLGKTLLPFNLSSVMETSARTSAVWAGGMHHISSQSSDDMPTTSAAAAKKRQRSEKNDDMAPPPQRPRSSLANHDASEDDYAPNSNLSLNAVNGTRLPHIQPIPRRRPTTHLNKATMDIYLQGTTGG, from the coding sequence ATGGCGCCCGACGCCGAGAATCCACAGCCAGAGACGAGGATCTGCGCACTTGGCAGCCATCGGCTGAGGTCCCCGTTTCGAACCATCAGCAATGAGACGCTGCGTAACTTCGCCAGGCTCCTGAACAATGACATCAACAGCGAATCCCTTATTTGCAAGAACTGCTACAGCACCCTCTTTAAACTGTATATGCGGAAGGTCAGCAATGCCAAAAAACATAGGCTCGAGAAGATGGCGGAAACTGTTTCGGATGTAAGCAGTCAGCAGGCTGATTCCTCATCAGATCCCAGCTCCATAATGCCGGAGCCGCTGGGGAAGACTTTGTTGCCCTTCAATCTAAGTTCTGTCATGGAGACCTCTGCCCGTACAAGCGCTGTTTGGGCTGGTGGAATGCATCATATATCCAGCCAGTCATCCGATGACATGCCCACTACCAGTGCTGCGGCGGCCAAGAAGAGACAACGCTCGGAAAAGAACGATGATATGGCGCCACCTCCGCAAAGGCCACGTTCTAGCCTGGCCAATCACGACGCATCCGAGGACGACTACGCGCCCAATTCGAATCTCAGCCTGAACGCCGTGAATGGCACGAGGCTCCCCCACATCCAGCCAATACCACGAAGACGACCGACTACCCACCTCAACAAGGCGACAATGGACATTTACTTGCAGGGTACGACGGGCGGATAA
- the Cat gene encoding catalase isoform X1, with product MAERDAASNQLIDYKNSQTVSPGAITTGAGAPIGIKDATQTVGPRGPVLLQDVNFLDEMSHFDRERIPERVVHAKGAGAFGYFEVTHDISQYCAAKIFDKVKKRTPLAVRFSTVGGESGSADTARDPRGFAIKFYTDDGVWDLVGNNTPIFFIRDPILFPSFIHTQKRNPTTHLKDPDMFWDFLTLRPESTHQVSFLFSDRGTPDGYCHMNGYGSHTFKLINAKGEPIYAKFHFKTDQGIKNLDVKTADQLASTDPDYSIRDLYNRIKTCKFPSWTMYIQVMTFEQAKKFKYNPFDVTKVWSQKEYPLIPVGKMVLDRNPKNYFAEVEQIAFSPAHLVPGIEPSPDKMLQGRLFSYSDTHRHRLGANYLQIPVNCPYKVKIENFQRDGPMNVTDNQDGAPNYFPNSFNGPQECPRARALSSCCPVTGDVYRFSSGDTEDNYGQVTDFWVHVLDKCAKKRLVQNIAGHLSNASQFLQERAVKNFTLVHADFGRMLTEELNLAKSSKF from the exons ATGGCTGAACGCGATGCGGCATCCAATCAGTTAATCGACTACAAAAACTCGCAAACG GTTTCACCGGGAGCTATTACCACTGGTGCTGGAGCACCCATTGGAATCAAGGATGCCACCCAGACGGTGGGTCCCCGCGGTCCCGTCCTGCTGCAGGACGTGAACTTCCTGGATGAGATGTCCCACTTCGACAGGGAGCGCATTCCGGAGCGTGTGGTGCACGCCAAGGGAGCTGGTGCTTTTGGATACTTTGAGGTGACCCACGACATCTCCCAGTATTGTGCCGCCAAGATTTTCGACAAGGTGAAGAAGCGCACTCCCCTGGCTGTGCGATTCTCCACCGTGGGTGGTGAGAGCGGATCAGCAGATACGGCCCGCGATCCCCGAGGATTTGCCATCAAGTTCTACACCGACGATGGCGTCTGGGATTTGGTTGGCAACAACACACCTATCTTCTTCATTCGCGATCCGATCCTGTTCCCCAGCTTCATTCACACACAGAAGCGCAACCCTACAACACACCTTAAGGATCCTGATATGTTCTGGGACTTCCTCACCCTGCGCCCGGAGTCGACTCACCAAGTCAGCTTCCTGTTCAGCGATCGCGGCACCCCCGACGGCTATTGTCACATGAACGGCTATGGCTCCCACACCTTCAAGCTGATCAATGCCAAGGGTGAGCCCATCTACGCCAAGTTCCACTTCAAGACGGACCAGGGCATCAAGAACCTGGACGTGAAGACCGCCGATCAGTTGGCCAGCACCGATCCGGATTACAGCATTCGCGACCTGTACAACAGGATCAAGACCTGCAAGTTCCCCAGCTGGACGATGTACATCCAGGTCATGACCTTCGAGCAGGCCAAGAAGTTCAAGTACAACCCCTTCGACGTGACCAAGGTCTGGTCTCAGAAGGAGTATCCTCTGATTCCCGTGGGCAAGATGGTGCTGGATCGCAATCCCAAGAACTACTTTGCTGAG GTGGAGCAGATTGCCTTCAGTCCGGCTCACTTGGTGCCCGGCATTGAGCCCTCTCCCGATAAGATGCTCCAGGGTCGTCTGTTCTCGTACTCGGACACTCATCGTCATCGCCTGGGTGCGAATTACCTGCAGATTCCGGTGAACTGTCCCTACAAGGTGAAGATAGAGAACTTCCAGCGGGATGGACCCATGAATGTAACGGACAACCAGGATGGTGCCCCCAACTATTTCCCGAACTCCTTCAACGGTCCCCAGGAGTGCCCCAGAGCCAGGGCATTGTCCTCGTGCTGTCCAGTCACTGGAGATGTCTACCGCTTCAGCAGCGGCGATACGGAGGACAACTACGGCCAAGTCACCGATTTCTGGGTGCACGTTCTGGACAAATGCGCCAAGAAGCGACTGGTGCAGAACATTGCCGGTCACTTGAGCAACGCCAGCCAGTTTCTGCAGGAGCGAGCCGTCAAGAACTTCACTTTGGTGCATGCTGATTTCGGTCGCATGTTGACCGAAGAGCTCAACCTGGCCAAGTCCTCGAAGTTCTAA
- the Cat gene encoding catalase isoform X2, translating to MTCWLACEIHDKVSPGAITTGAGAPIGIKDATQTVGPRGPVLLQDVNFLDEMSHFDRERIPERVVHAKGAGAFGYFEVTHDISQYCAAKIFDKVKKRTPLAVRFSTVGGESGSADTARDPRGFAIKFYTDDGVWDLVGNNTPIFFIRDPILFPSFIHTQKRNPTTHLKDPDMFWDFLTLRPESTHQVSFLFSDRGTPDGYCHMNGYGSHTFKLINAKGEPIYAKFHFKTDQGIKNLDVKTADQLASTDPDYSIRDLYNRIKTCKFPSWTMYIQVMTFEQAKKFKYNPFDVTKVWSQKEYPLIPVGKMVLDRNPKNYFAEVEQIAFSPAHLVPGIEPSPDKMLQGRLFSYSDTHRHRLGANYLQIPVNCPYKVKIENFQRDGPMNVTDNQDGAPNYFPNSFNGPQECPRARALSSCCPVTGDVYRFSSGDTEDNYGQVTDFWVHVLDKCAKKRLVQNIAGHLSNASQFLQERAVKNFTLVHADFGRMLTEELNLAKSSKF from the exons ATGACTTGTTGGCTTGCATGCGAAATACACGATAAG GTTTCACCGGGAGCTATTACCACTGGTGCTGGAGCACCCATTGGAATCAAGGATGCCACCCAGACGGTGGGTCCCCGCGGTCCCGTCCTGCTGCAGGACGTGAACTTCCTGGATGAGATGTCCCACTTCGACAGGGAGCGCATTCCGGAGCGTGTGGTGCACGCCAAGGGAGCTGGTGCTTTTGGATACTTTGAGGTGACCCACGACATCTCCCAGTATTGTGCCGCCAAGATTTTCGACAAGGTGAAGAAGCGCACTCCCCTGGCTGTGCGATTCTCCACCGTGGGTGGTGAGAGCGGATCAGCAGATACGGCCCGCGATCCCCGAGGATTTGCCATCAAGTTCTACACCGACGATGGCGTCTGGGATTTGGTTGGCAACAACACACCTATCTTCTTCATTCGCGATCCGATCCTGTTCCCCAGCTTCATTCACACACAGAAGCGCAACCCTACAACACACCTTAAGGATCCTGATATGTTCTGGGACTTCCTCACCCTGCGCCCGGAGTCGACTCACCAAGTCAGCTTCCTGTTCAGCGATCGCGGCACCCCCGACGGCTATTGTCACATGAACGGCTATGGCTCCCACACCTTCAAGCTGATCAATGCCAAGGGTGAGCCCATCTACGCCAAGTTCCACTTCAAGACGGACCAGGGCATCAAGAACCTGGACGTGAAGACCGCCGATCAGTTGGCCAGCACCGATCCGGATTACAGCATTCGCGACCTGTACAACAGGATCAAGACCTGCAAGTTCCCCAGCTGGACGATGTACATCCAGGTCATGACCTTCGAGCAGGCCAAGAAGTTCAAGTACAACCCCTTCGACGTGACCAAGGTCTGGTCTCAGAAGGAGTATCCTCTGATTCCCGTGGGCAAGATGGTGCTGGATCGCAATCCCAAGAACTACTTTGCTGAG GTGGAGCAGATTGCCTTCAGTCCGGCTCACTTGGTGCCCGGCATTGAGCCCTCTCCCGATAAGATGCTCCAGGGTCGTCTGTTCTCGTACTCGGACACTCATCGTCATCGCCTGGGTGCGAATTACCTGCAGATTCCGGTGAACTGTCCCTACAAGGTGAAGATAGAGAACTTCCAGCGGGATGGACCCATGAATGTAACGGACAACCAGGATGGTGCCCCCAACTATTTCCCGAACTCCTTCAACGGTCCCCAGGAGTGCCCCAGAGCCAGGGCATTGTCCTCGTGCTGTCCAGTCACTGGAGATGTCTACCGCTTCAGCAGCGGCGATACGGAGGACAACTACGGCCAAGTCACCGATTTCTGGGTGCACGTTCTGGACAAATGCGCCAAGAAGCGACTGGTGCAGAACATTGCCGGTCACTTGAGCAACGCCAGCCAGTTTCTGCAGGAGCGAGCCGTCAAGAACTTCACTTTGGTGCATGCTGATTTCGGTCGCATGTTGACCGAAGAGCTCAACCTGGCCAAGTCCTCGAAGTTCTAA